A DNA window from Streptomyces roseifaciens contains the following coding sequences:
- a CDS encoding alpha/beta hydrolase, whose product MGLTSRSLLYTVVFVAVVCVGLTLWLWPRLSGRGVLPLLGRLGAILVTQLTIMSSVLLAVNAENSFYGSWGELIGKYDRAPGQVTQGIESGGPNAAAVDAGKGGLVQHTGTEGIDKTDIPQGPKDKVGAVESVRLVARRAGVVEPAFVYLPPQYFQEQYKRQRFPVIIAISGYPGGITNLSHFLRVPKTASELITQRRMQPTVIVMVRPTIAPPRDTECVDVPGGPQAETYFTKDLPETLKSAYRVGHEASAWGVMGYSSGGTCALELAMRQPGTYPVAGALSADYKIKNDLTTGNLFGDGEEGEKNKREHDLIWRLNNLPVPRVSVLVTSSKEGEKNYKETEKFLKAVKEPMTAAKIILPSGSHNFTTWRREVGPTLEWMGKQMTFPQDVNN is encoded by the coding sequence ATGGGCCTGACCAGCAGGTCGCTCTTGTACACGGTGGTGTTCGTCGCCGTGGTGTGTGTGGGTCTCACCCTCTGGCTCTGGCCGCGGCTTTCCGGGCGCGGTGTGCTGCCCCTGCTCGGGCGGCTCGGCGCGATCCTGGTCACGCAGCTGACGATCATGTCCTCGGTGCTGCTCGCGGTGAACGCCGAGAACAGCTTCTACGGCTCGTGGGGCGAGCTGATCGGCAAGTACGACCGGGCGCCGGGGCAGGTCACCCAGGGCATCGAGAGCGGCGGCCCGAACGCCGCGGCGGTCGACGCGGGCAAGGGCGGGCTCGTGCAGCACACCGGCACGGAGGGGATCGACAAGACCGACATCCCGCAGGGGCCGAAGGACAAGGTCGGCGCGGTGGAGTCGGTGCGGCTCGTCGCCCGCCGCGCGGGGGTCGTGGAGCCGGCGTTCGTCTACCTGCCGCCGCAGTACTTCCAGGAGCAGTACAAGCGGCAGCGCTTCCCTGTGATCATCGCCATCAGCGGCTACCCCGGCGGCATCACGAACCTCTCCCACTTCCTGCGGGTGCCGAAGACGGCGAGCGAGCTGATCACCCAGCGCCGGATGCAGCCGACCGTGATCGTGATGGTCCGGCCGACGATAGCCCCGCCGCGCGACACCGAGTGCGTGGACGTCCCCGGCGGCCCGCAGGCGGAGACCTACTTCACCAAGGACCTGCCCGAGACCCTGAAGAGCGCCTACCGCGTCGGCCACGAAGCCAGCGCGTGGGGCGTCATGGGGTACTCCTCGGGCGGCACGTGCGCGCTGGAACTCGCCATGCGGCAGCCCGGAACGTATCCGGTGGCTGGCGCCCTCTCCGCCGACTACAAGATCAAGAATGATCTGACCACGGGAAACCTCTTCGGTGACGGCGAGGAGGGCGAGAAGAACAAGCGCGAGCACGATCTGATCTGGCGGCTGAACAACCTTCCGGTCCCGCGCGTCTCGGTGCTCGTCACCAGCAGCAAGGAAGGCGAGAAGAACTACAAGGAGACGGAGAAGTTCCTCAAGGCCGTCAAGGAGCCGATGACGGCGGCGAAGATCATTCTTCCGTCGGGGAGCCACAACTTCACCACGTGGCGGCGCGAGGTCGGGCCGACGCTGGAGTGGATGGGCAAGCAGATGACGTTCCCGCAGGACGTGAACAACTAG